One segment of Danio aesculapii chromosome 3, fDanAes4.1, whole genome shotgun sequence DNA contains the following:
- the zmp:0000001062 gene encoding GTPase IMAP family member 7 produces the protein MTSDEKLWDSLKTEVEKESTFELDSSLSSEIDELYENVRINSRSPILQAEADELRIMLVGARGSGKSSTGNTILKWNAFNTDMQLSRVTQFCERATGNINGRTVVIVDTPGLIKTSRMEKEVTREILKSVSLYKPGPHVFLLVLPVGNLTNEDKNMHKLIQNMFGKSVWNYTIVLFTHGDRLEGKTPNDVIASSDKDLRDFIRTCSGGFVFFNNKNTENFEQVSKLLEKIDTLVAVNGRSCYTTSFYPASERKIREKQEKILEERHEEIARKLRELEENFEDEGELERKKCELWRVEEEDARRRAEKPQKSRTLTVNLTRTPASVTKSQIIQ, from the exons ATGACTTCGGATGAGAAGCTGTGGGACAGTCTGAAGACTGAAGTAGAGAAAGAAAGCACCTTTGAGCTGGACTCGTCACTGAGCT CTGAGATTGATGAACTGTACGAAAATGTAAGAATAAACTCAAGATCTCCAATCTTGCAAG CTGAAGCAGATGAACTGCGCATCATGTTGGTGGGAGCAAGAGGATCTGGAAAAAGCTCAACTGgaaacaccattttaaagtggAACGCCTTCAACACAGACATGCAGCTGAGCAGGGTCACACAGTTCTGTGAAAGAGCAACTGGAAACATCAACGGCCGAACTGTGGTCATAGTAGACACGCCAGGATTGATTAAAACCAGTCGAATGGAGAAGGAGGTGACCAGGGAGATCTTAAAATCTGTCTCTCTGTATAAACCAGGACCACACGTGTTTCTGCTGGTTCTACCAGTGGGGAACTTGACCAATGAGGACAAAAACATGCATAAATTAATCCAAAACATGTTTGGGAAGAGCGTTTGGAATTACACCATTGTTCTGTTCACACATGGAGATCGACTGGAAGGGAAAACGCCAAATGATGTGATCGCCAGCTCGGACAAGGATCTTAGAGACTTTATCCGCACATGCAGCGGTGGATTCGTGTTCTTCAATAACAAGAACACTGAAAACTTTGAGCAGGTGAGCAAACTTCTGGAAAAGATCGACACCTTGGTGGCTGTCAACGGCAGAAGCTGCTACACAACGTCATTTTACCCGGCCTCCGAGAGGAAGATACGCGAAAAACAAGAGAAGATTCTGGAGGAGAGGCATGAGGAGATAGCACGGAAGCTGAGAGAGCTGGAGGAGAACTTTGAGGATGAAGGGGAGTTAGAGAGGAAAAAGTGTGAGCTGTGGAGGGTGGAAGAGGAAGATGCACGGAGACGGGCAGAAAAGCCACAAAAAAGCAGAACTCTGACTGTAAATCTCACCAGAACCCCTGCATCTGTAACAAAATCACAGATTATTCAATAA
- the LOC130218637 gene encoding GTPase IMAP family member 7, with protein sequence MDIMKVDGKKDDFEEDGTDNSENEIDSALDSSTGYAPHDKLYENLQNIAETSSNSSINLHESEELRIMLLGARGSGKSSTGNTILAYNAFKSDMQLSRVTQFCDKASGNIGGRPVAIIDTPGLNIIGSTEKEVTREILKSISLYSPGPHAFLLVMPVGNLTNDDKSMHKLIESMFGERVWQYTIIVFTHGDRLEGKAANDVIACSDIELREFIHKCSGGFHFFNNKDTTNDESVIDLVKKVETLVAINGKSCYTSSFYPASERKIRKKMEKLLEKRMEQIAQMERETVVRCKTEQEVERKKRELWRKEEDNARRKAEKKSVKRLGRKNST encoded by the exons ATGGATATTATGAAGGTAGATGGAAAGAAAGATGACTTTGAGGAAGACGGGACTGACAACTCTGAAAATGAGATTGATTCTGCACTAGATTCATCCACTGGCT ATGCTCCGCATGATAAACTGTATGAAAATTTGCAGAATATAGCGGAAACCAGTTCAAATTCATCAATAAACTTACATG AGTCAGAAGAACTGCGCATCATGTTACTGGGAGCGAGAGGGTCTGGAAAAAGCTCAACGGGAAACACCATCCTGGCATACAACGCTTTTAAATCGGACATGCAGCTGAGCAGAGTCACACAATTTTGTGACAAAGCATCTGGAAACATCGGTGGTCGGCCTGTGGCCATAATCGACACACCGGGACTGAACATAATCGGCAGCACTGAGAAAGAAGTGACCCGAGAGATCCTGAAGTCCATCTCTCTCTATTCTCCAGGACCGCATGCGTTTCTGCTTGTCATGCCTGTGGGGAACTTAACTAATGATGATAAAAGCATGCATAAGCTGATCGAGAGCATGTTTGGGGAGAGAGTCTGGCAGTACACCATTATCGTGTTCACTCACGGGGATCGTTTAGAGGGGAAAGCGGCGAATGATGTGATTGCATGTTCAGACATAGAGCTTCGCGAATTTATCCATAAATGCAGTGGTGGCTTTCATTTCTTTAACAACAAGGACACTACAAACGACGAGTCTGTTATAGACCTTGTGAAGAAAGTGGAGACTCTGGTAGCCATCAATGGAAAAAGCTGCTACACATCGTCTTTCTACCCGGCCTCAGAGAGGAAGATCAGGAAGAAGATGGAGAAACTTTTAGAGAAGAGGATGGAGCAGATTGCGCAGATGGAGAGGGAGACAGTGGTGCGTTGCAAAACTGAGCAGGAGGTGGAGAGGAAAAAGCGGGAACTCTGGAGAAAGGAAGAAGACAATGCAAGAAGAAAGGCTGAGAAAAAGTCTGTCAAACGCTTAGGCCGAAAGAATTCCACCTAG
- the slc25a17 gene encoding peroxisomal membrane protein PMP34 isoform X1, producing MGSTDMKLMDVFSYESLVHAVAGAMGSVTAMTVFFPLDTARLRLQVDEKRKAKSTPAILSEIIKEEGLLAPYRGWFPVICSLCCSNFVYFYCFHSLKATWLRGQRSTAGRDLIIGIAAGVVNVLVTTPLWVVNTRLKLQGAKFRNEDIQPTHYNGIRDAFVQIMHQEGVGALWNGTFPSLLLVLNPAVQFMIYEGLKRQILRGVHRELSSVEVFLIGAVAKAVATTITYPLQTVQSVLRFGQHGQPADQSRLLNSLRSVMYLLINRVRKWGILGLFKGLEAKLLQTVLTAALMFLLYEKIASTTFRVMGVKRPMTSH from the exons ATGGGATCTACAGACATGAAACTCATGGATGTCTTTTCGTACGAGAGTCTCGTACACGCAGTCGCCGGTGCGATG GGCAGTGTTACAGCAATGACTGTTTTCTTCCCTCTTGATACTGCTCGGCTCCGGCTGCAAG TTGATGAGAAGCGGAAAGCCAAATCTACCCCAGCTATTCTTTCAGAGATTATCAAGGAGGAGGGTct GTTAGCTCCATATAGAGGTTGGTTTCCAGTGATCTGCAGCCTCTGTTGCTCAAACTTCGTTTACTTCTACTGTTTCCATAGTCTGAAGGCCACTTGGCTACGAGGTCAAAGATCAACGGCAGGGCGGGACCTTATTATTGGCATTGCTGCAG GTGTGGTGAATGTCCTTGTGACCACTCCACTCTGGGTTGTCAATACCAGACTGAAACTACAGGGGGCGAAATTTAGAAATGAGgacatacagcccacacactacAACGGAATCAGGG ATGCATTTGTACAGATCATGCATCAAGAAGGCGTAGGTGCATTATGGAATGGGACGTTTCCCTCACTGCTGCTGGTGCTCAATCCAGCCGTGCAGTTCATGATCTACGAGGGTCTGAAGAGGCAGATCCTGAGGGGCGTCCACAGAGAG CTGTCCTCAGTGGAAGTGTTTCTTATTGGAGCTGTTGCTAAGGCTGTTGCAACCACTATAACCTACCCACTTCAGACAGTTCAGTCTGTTCTACGG TTTGGCCAGCACGGGCAGCCTGCAGATCAGTCTAGACTCCTGAACAGCCTGAGATCTGTTATGTATCTGCTCATCAACAGAGTCAG GAAGTGGGGCATTCTGGGATTGTTTAAAGGCCTGGAGGCAAAGCTGCTTCAGACAGTCCTCACTGCTGCGCTGATGTTCTTATTGTATGAGAAGATTGCAAGCACCACCTTTAGGGTCATGGGGGTCAAACGACCAATGACCTCCCATTGA
- the slc25a17 gene encoding peroxisomal membrane protein PMP34 isoform X2: protein MGSTDMKLMDVFSYESLVHAVAGAMGSVTAMTVFFPLDTARLRLQVDEKRKAKSTPAILSEIIKEEGLLAPYRGWFPVICSLCCSNFVYFYCFHSLKATWLRGQRSTAGRDLIIGIAAGVVNVLVTTPLWVVNTRLKLQGAKFRNEDIQPTHYNGIRDAFVQIMHQEGVGALWNGTFPSLLLVLNPAVQFMIYEGLKRQILRGVHRELSSVEVFLIGAVAKAVATTITYPLQTVQSVLRFGQHGQPADQSRLLNSLRSVMYLLINRVRVC from the exons ATGGGATCTACAGACATGAAACTCATGGATGTCTTTTCGTACGAGAGTCTCGTACACGCAGTCGCCGGTGCGATG GGCAGTGTTACAGCAATGACTGTTTTCTTCCCTCTTGATACTGCTCGGCTCCGGCTGCAAG TTGATGAGAAGCGGAAAGCCAAATCTACCCCAGCTATTCTTTCAGAGATTATCAAGGAGGAGGGTct GTTAGCTCCATATAGAGGTTGGTTTCCAGTGATCTGCAGCCTCTGTTGCTCAAACTTCGTTTACTTCTACTGTTTCCATAGTCTGAAGGCCACTTGGCTACGAGGTCAAAGATCAACGGCAGGGCGGGACCTTATTATTGGCATTGCTGCAG GTGTGGTGAATGTCCTTGTGACCACTCCACTCTGGGTTGTCAATACCAGACTGAAACTACAGGGGGCGAAATTTAGAAATGAGgacatacagcccacacactacAACGGAATCAGGG ATGCATTTGTACAGATCATGCATCAAGAAGGCGTAGGTGCATTATGGAATGGGACGTTTCCCTCACTGCTGCTGGTGCTCAATCCAGCCGTGCAGTTCATGATCTACGAGGGTCTGAAGAGGCAGATCCTGAGGGGCGTCCACAGAGAG CTGTCCTCAGTGGAAGTGTTTCTTATTGGAGCTGTTGCTAAGGCTGTTGCAACCACTATAACCTACCCACTTCAGACAGTTCAGTCTGTTCTACGG TTTGGCCAGCACGGGCAGCCTGCAGATCAGTCTAGACTCCTGAACAGCCTGAGATCTGTTATGTATCTGCTCATCAACAGAGTCAG GGTTTGTTGA
- the slc25a17 gene encoding peroxisomal membrane protein PMP34 isoform X3 produces the protein MGSTDMKLMDVFSYESLVHAVAGAMGSVTAMTVFFPLDTARLRLQVDEKRKAKSTPAILSEIIKEEGLLAPYRGWFPVICSLCCSNFVYFYCFHSLKATWLRGQRSTAGRDLIIGIAAGVVNVLVTTPLWVVNTRLKLQGAKFRNEDIQPTHYNGIRDAFVQIMHQEGVGALWNGTFPSLLLVLNPAVQFMIYEGLKRQILRGVHRELSSVEVFLIGAVAKAVATTITYPLQTVQSVLRNPPLKCTYRSHAMSRKNMYGKKIDE, from the exons ATGGGATCTACAGACATGAAACTCATGGATGTCTTTTCGTACGAGAGTCTCGTACACGCAGTCGCCGGTGCGATG GGCAGTGTTACAGCAATGACTGTTTTCTTCCCTCTTGATACTGCTCGGCTCCGGCTGCAAG TTGATGAGAAGCGGAAAGCCAAATCTACCCCAGCTATTCTTTCAGAGATTATCAAGGAGGAGGGTct GTTAGCTCCATATAGAGGTTGGTTTCCAGTGATCTGCAGCCTCTGTTGCTCAAACTTCGTTTACTTCTACTGTTTCCATAGTCTGAAGGCCACTTGGCTACGAGGTCAAAGATCAACGGCAGGGCGGGACCTTATTATTGGCATTGCTGCAG GTGTGGTGAATGTCCTTGTGACCACTCCACTCTGGGTTGTCAATACCAGACTGAAACTACAGGGGGCGAAATTTAGAAATGAGgacatacagcccacacactacAACGGAATCAGGG ATGCATTTGTACAGATCATGCATCAAGAAGGCGTAGGTGCATTATGGAATGGGACGTTTCCCTCACTGCTGCTGGTGCTCAATCCAGCCGTGCAGTTCATGATCTACGAGGGTCTGAAGAGGCAGATCCTGAGGGGCGTCCACAGAGAG CTGTCCTCAGTGGAAGTGTTTCTTATTGGAGCTGTTGCTAAGGCTGTTGCAACCACTATAACCTACCCACTTCAGACAGTTCAGTCTGTTCTACGG AACCCACCTCTAAAATGTACCTACAGATCACATGCAATGAGTAGGAAGAATATGTATGGAAAAAAGATTGATGAGTGA